The following proteins are encoded in a genomic region of Bacteroidales bacterium:
- a CDS encoding RagB/SusD family nutrient uptake outer membrane protein codes for MKNMIKTPGIIAIFLIMLFACSEDFLNRPAQGNLDALTLANQEGVEGNLIAAYSYLDGQASSGGIVSATSNWVFGSVASDDAYKGSEPGDNQTTTDIELYQWSSGNADAGMNEKWSGHYDAISRANAALSLLAQVEGISQDDQDRITGEALFLRAFYHFELAKIFGNIPYYTEEDVDFRKTNVGVTPMNDVIEDLQDAISLLPETQAAVGRVTRWTAKAFLGKVQVFQEDWAGALTTLTDVVNNGPYSLETNYHFVFDVAHNNGPETVLAYQASVNDGAGGGENGNHPDRLNYPHSGSPFGCCGFHQASYNLVNAFKVDANGLPFLDGSWNSAILAPGDVVDPRLDWTVGRDDVPFLDWGNHEAGWIRDRAWAGPFSIKKTVYEQAAGAASAVGWAPYQLNSLNRHLLRYADVMLLLAEAEIHAGSLDNARDLINEIRTRAAQSAQGPVGGPVVVPMNDASITWATYNIGTYPPAGWDATKALAALKMERRLELGMEGHRLFDLKRWDDAITVLNDFLEVEKTRIAYLANAFEFEQRHMLYPLPIVQVELSVVDGEPRLVQNPEW; via the coding sequence ATGAAGAACATGATTAAAACACCGGGAATTATCGCGATTTTTCTCATCATGCTGTTTGCCTGTAGCGAAGATTTTCTGAACAGGCCGGCCCAGGGGAACCTGGATGCTCTCACCCTGGCCAACCAGGAAGGGGTGGAAGGGAACCTGATCGCTGCTTATTCCTACCTGGACGGCCAGGCCTCCTCCGGGGGGATCGTATCGGCCACCAGTAACTGGGTCTTTGGCAGCGTTGCATCTGATGATGCCTATAAAGGCTCGGAGCCTGGCGATAACCAGACTACTACGGATATAGAACTCTACCAATGGTCGAGCGGTAATGCCGACGCCGGAATGAACGAGAAATGGTCGGGGCATTATGATGCCATCAGCAGGGCCAATGCAGCACTATCCCTCCTGGCCCAGGTAGAGGGTATCTCCCAGGATGACCAGGACAGGATCACGGGAGAGGCCCTCTTTTTAAGAGCATTCTATCATTTCGAACTTGCTAAGATATTCGGAAATATTCCCTATTATACAGAAGAAGATGTTGATTTCAGGAAGACAAACGTGGGTGTAACACCTATGAACGATGTGATAGAGGATCTTCAAGATGCCATCAGCCTCCTCCCTGAAACCCAGGCAGCTGTCGGAAGGGTTACAAGGTGGACCGCCAAAGCCTTTTTAGGTAAGGTCCAGGTTTTCCAGGAAGACTGGGCAGGAGCGCTGACCACCCTCACTGATGTGGTGAACAACGGTCCCTATAGCCTTGAGACGAACTATCATTTTGTCTTTGATGTGGCGCACAACAACGGACCGGAGACGGTGCTGGCCTACCAGGCTTCTGTCAACGACGGAGCCGGGGGTGGAGAGAACGGCAATCATCCCGATCGCCTGAACTATCCCCACAGCGGAAGCCCCTTTGGCTGCTGCGGCTTCCACCAGGCATCCTATAATCTTGTGAATGCATTCAAGGTGGATGCAAACGGACTTCCCTTCCTGGATGGTTCCTGGAATAGTGCTATCCTGGCCCCGGGTGATGTTGTGGATCCGCGTCTGGACTGGACCGTAGGGAGGGATGACGTTCCCTTCCTGGACTGGGGAAACCACGAGGCCGGCTGGATCAGGGACCGGGCATGGGCAGGACCTTTCAGCATTAAGAAAACGGTTTATGAGCAGGCTGCTGGTGCCGCCAGTGCAGTAGGCTGGGCTCCGTATCAGCTCAATTCACTGAACCGCCACCTTCTCCGTTATGCAGATGTGATGTTATTGCTGGCGGAAGCTGAGATTCATGCCGGTTCGCTCGACAATGCTAGGGACCTGATCAACGAGATCAGGACCAGGGCCGCACAGTCTGCCCAGGGACCTGTAGGCGGACCCGTTGTCGTACCAATGAATGATGCATCGATCACCTGGGCAACCTATAATATAGGGACCTATCCTCCCGCAGGATGGGATGCCACGAAGGCCCTTGCAGCCCTGAAGATGGAGCGCAGGCTGGAACTGGGAATGGAAGGGCATCGCCTGTTCGACCTCAAAAGGTGGGACGATGCCATTACAGT